From a region of the Streptomyces sp. NBC_01454 genome:
- a CDS encoding allene oxide cyclase barrel-like domain-containing protein, producing the protein MRHFNVKRLALSAATGFAALLFCTHPASAAAGTGGGQYPPGEEVFQLTAQQTQGTFVDVDGSSGPSQGDEFVISGNLLRGSTTVGTYGQICTLTRTAPADEFDLQCAADLTLPQGQLTVQGRFTVTSAGPGDIDLAITGGTGRYRTARGTIHGVNTSSTETQLTVHLIR; encoded by the coding sequence GTGCGTCACTTCAACGTCAAGCGTCTCGCGCTGAGTGCGGCCACCGGATTCGCGGCCCTGCTTTTCTGCACGCATCCGGCATCGGCCGCCGCAGGTACCGGCGGCGGTCAGTATCCTCCCGGAGAGGAAGTATTCCAGCTGACCGCGCAGCAGACACAGGGCACTTTTGTCGATGTGGACGGGTCGTCCGGCCCCAGTCAGGGGGATGAATTCGTCATCAGCGGGAATCTCCTGCGCGGCAGTACCACGGTCGGCACCTACGGCCAGATCTGCACCCTGACCCGCACCGCCCCCGCCGATGAGTTCGACCTCCAGTGCGCGGCCGACCTCACCCTTCCCCAGGGGCAGCTCACCGTCCAGGGCCGTTTCACCGTCACCAGCGCCGGCCCCGGCGACATCGACCTCGCGATCACCGGAGGCACGGGGCGCTACCGCACCGCGCGCGGCACCATCCACGGTGTCAACACCAGCAGCACGGAAACGCAGCTCACGGTGCATCTGATCCGCTGA